One genomic segment of Tripterygium wilfordii isolate XIE 37 chromosome 9, ASM1340144v1, whole genome shotgun sequence includes these proteins:
- the LOC120004911 gene encoding very-long-chain enoyl-CoA reductase: protein MKVTVVSRSGREVIKGGLDLNDSATVADLQEAIHRRTKKFYPSRQRLTLPQKPGTKERPVVLNYKKSLKEYCDGNAENLTVVFKDLGPQVSYRTLFFCEYFGPLFLYPVFYYFPVYQFFGYKGERVIHPVQTYALYYWCFHYFKRIMETFFVHRFSHATSPLANVFRNCAYYWSFGSYIAYYVNHPLYTPVGDLQMKIGFGIGLVCQLANFYCHILLRNLRSPDGNGGYQIPQGFLFNIVTCANYTTEIYQWLGFNIATQTVAGYIFMVVAALIMTNWALAKHRRLKKLFDGKEGRPKYPRRWVILPPFL, encoded by the exons atgaaaGTCACTGTTGTTTCACGCAGCGGTAGAGAAGTCATCAAAGGAGGACTCGACCTCAATGACTCG GCAACGGTGGCTGATCTACAGGAGGCAATCCATCGGCGAA CTAAAAAGTTCTACCCTTCAAGGCAGAGGCTTACCCTCCCCCAAAAACCTGGAACGAAGGAGAGGCCTGTTGTCCTTAACTATAAGAAGAGTCTCAAAGAATACTGTGATGGGAATGCAGAGAACTTAACTGTTGTGTTCAAGGACCTTGGTCCACAAGTCTCCTACCGTACACTTTTTTTCTGCGAGTATTTTGGTCCTCTCTTCCTCTATCCAGTCTTTTATTACTTCCCTGTGTATCAATTCTTCGGCTACAAGGGAGAGCGTGTCATCCACCCAGTGCAGACATATGCTTTGTACTACTGGTGTTTCCACTATTTCAAACGTATTATGGAAACATTTTTTGTGCACCGTTTCAGCCATGCAACCTCGCCACTAGCAAACGTATTCCGAAATTGTGCTTATTACTGGTCTTTTGGTTCTTACATTGCATATTATGTGAACCACCCCCTCTACACTCCTGTTGGTGACCTCCAAATGAAGATTGGCTTTGGGATTGGGTTGGTTTGTCAACTTGCAAATTTCTATTGCCACATTTTATTGAGGAATCTTCGTAGCCCTGATGGGAATGGGGGATATCAGATTCCACAAGGATTTCTGTTCAACATTGTGACTTGTGCGAATTACACTACAGAAATTTACCAGTGGCTGGGATTCAATATTGCAACACAAACTGTTGCTGGCTATATCTTTATGGTAGTTGCTGCTCTTATCATGACCAATTGGGCCCTTGCGAAGCACCGTCGGTTGAAGAAG CTGTTTGACGGGAAGGAGGGAAGGCCTAAATATCCACGACGATGGGTGATATTGCCTCCATTTCTGTAG